One window of Pyrus communis chromosome 12, drPyrComm1.1, whole genome shotgun sequence genomic DNA carries:
- the LOC137711122 gene encoding cullin-1-like, whose translation MSVVSGSQFRPLIELDQGWEYISSMFAKLKRILEGLPEPQFNSVDYMTLYTTVYNMCTQRPPHDYSRQLYDKCRAALEDYVTTTVLPSVNEKHGELMLQELVKRWTNYKIMISWLSKWFRVLDRFFIPRRSLPSLNDVGITCFRDLVYRKVQVNARVTVIGLIDSERVGEQIDRALVKNVIDLFVGIGMGRMDAYEEDFEAHMLRHAGEYYSRKAASWLLEDFCPDFLVKAEECLRGERDRVSHYLHSSSESKLVEKVQHELFEPLSEILKQKVSVEVKSLVQQAEYTASNEASDRSSGMLEQVLVTNIIELHDKHMAYFNDCSIKNHVFHKALREAFDVFCNKAVSGYSSAQLLATFCENILKKGRSQKLSDEAVEVMLDKVFKFLTYISDKDLFAEFYRKKLAHRLLFDPTANKEHEKSILTKMKQQYGGLFTSKMEGMVTDLTLARENQTSFEEYLCNSPNVDPGIDFTVTVLTTGFWPSYKTCDLSLPAEMVKCVEVFKGFYERKTKCRKITWVYSLGTCNIIGKFELKEIKLVVSTYQGALLLLFNSMDRLSYSEVRSKLNLTHEAAVRVLHSLSCAKYKILIKEPDTKTISPNDSFEFNSKFTDRMRRIKIPLPPVEERKEVIQDVEKERRYAIDAAIVRIMKSRKVLEHQQLVTECVEQLRHKFKPDIRAIKKQIEGLIIRDYLERDKEDRNLFKYLA comes from the exons ATGAGTGTGGTCTCAG GTAGTCAATTTCGGCCACTTATCGAGTTGGAtcaaggatgggaatatatatcGAGTATGTTTGCAAAATTAAAGAGGATTTTAGAAGGATTACCCGAGCCTCAGTTCAATTCCGTTGATTATATGACCCTTTACACAACCGTGTACAATATGTGTACCCAAAGGCCGCCTCACGATTACTCTCGACAGCTTTACGATAAGTGTAGGGCGGCGTTGGAGGACTATGTAACCACAACGGTGCTGCCATCTGTAAATGAGAAACACGGCGAGCTTATGCTGCAAGAGCTTGTGAAAAGATGGACGAATTATAAAATTATGATTAGCTGGCTGTCAAAATGGTTTCGTGTTCTTGATCGGTTTTTCATCCCTAGGAGATCGCTTCCTAGCCTGAATGATGTTGGAATTACCTGCTTCCGCGATTTGGTTTATcgaaaagtacaagtcaatgCTAGAGTTACTGTAATTGGTCTTATTGATAGTGAACGTGTGGGAGAGCAGATTGACAGAGCACTAGTGAAGAATGTGATAGATTTATTTGTTGGAATTGGAATGGGACGAATGGATGCATATGAAGAGGACTTTGAGGCGCACATGCTAAGACATGCTGGCGAATACTATTCTCGTAAAGCAGCAAGCTGGCTTTTGGAGGATTTCTGTCCTGATTTCTTAGTGAAGGCCGAAGAGTGCTTGAGAGGGGAGAGGGATAGAGTTTCTCATTACTTGCATTCAAGCAGTGAATCAAAGTTGGTGGAGAAAGTGCAACATGAGTTGTTTGAACCACTTTCTGAAATATTAAAACAGAAAGTTAGTGTTGAAGTAAAATCGTTGGTCCAACAGGCTGAATACACTGCAAGTAACGAGGCTTCAGACAGATCTTCTGGCATGCTGGAACAGGTCCTTGTCACAAACATAATTGAGCTTCATGATAAGCATATGGCATACTTTAATGATTGCTCAATCAAAAACCATGTCTTCCACAAAGCTCTGAGAGAGGCCTTTGATGTATTTTGCAATAAAGCTGTTTCTGGGTATTCAAGTGCTCAATTACTCGCAACATTCTGTGAAAATATCCTCAAAAAGGGTCGGAGCCAGAAGTTGAGTGATGAGGCCGTTGAGGTGATGCTTGACAAGGTTTTTAAGTTTCTTACTTATATCAGTGACAAAGACCTTTTTGCAGAATTTTACAGGAAAAAGCTTGCCCATCGGCTACTTTTTGATCCGACTGCCAACAAGGAACATGAAAAAAGTATTCTTACAAAGATGAAACAGCAATATGGTGGCTTGTTCACCTCAAAAATGGAGGGAATGGTCACAGATCTGACATTGGCTCGGGAAAATCAGACTAGCTTTGAGGAGTACCTTTGCAATAGCCCAAATGTTGATCCTGGGATTGATTTTACAGTCACCGTTCTTACAACTGGTTTCTGGCCCAGTTATAAAACATGTGATCTTAGCCTTCCTGCAGAGATGGTGAAATGTGTTGAAGTTTTCAAGGGATTTTATGAAAGAAAGACGAAATGCAGAAAAATTACATGGGTTTACTCTTTGGGAACTTGCAACATTATTGGAAAGTTTGAGctaaaagaaatcaaattgGTTGTGTCGACTTATCAGGGTGCTCTCCTACTGCTTTTCAATAGCATGGATAGGTTGAGCTATTCAGAAGTTCGAAGTAAGTTGAACCTTACCCATGAGGCGGCTGTCAGGGTTCTTCATTCGCTTTCCTGTGCCAAGTACAAGATCCTTATTAAGGAGCCTGATACAAAAACTATATCACCAAATGACAGCTTTGAGTTCAACTCTAAGTTCACCGACAGAATGAGAAGAATTAAGATTCCTCTCCCACCAGTGGAGGAAAGGAAGGAGGTGATCCAAGATGTAGAGAAAGAAAGACGATATGCTATTGATGCAGCAATTGTGCGGATTATGAAGAGCCGGAAAGTTTTGGAACATCAACAATTAGTTACGGAGTGTGTTGAGCAGTTGAGACATAAGTTCAAGCCTGACATCAGAGCGATTAAGAAGCAGATTGAAGGTCTCATCATCCGTGACTACCTGGAGAGGGACAAGGAAGATCGTAACTTGTTTAAGTATCTTGCGTGA
- the LOC137710772 gene encoding uncharacterized protein, translating into MAAPFFSTPFQPYVYQSPQDAVIPFQILGGEAQLVQIMLKPEEKVIAKPGSMCFMSGSMEMENVFVPENEGSMWQWIFGKTVSSIVFCNAGPGDGFVGIAAPSLARVLPIDLAMFGGEILCQPDAFLCSVNDVKVSNTLDQRARNVIPGPEIFLRQKLSGQGLAFILGGGSVVQKNLEVGEVLSVDVSCIAAVTATVNIQIKFNGTVRRALFGSDNLVTAVLTGPGIVFIQSLPFHRFSQRIARAVTSPNMRENPKFYMQIVIFFFLAYVVIVSSLILTDV; encoded by the exons ATGGCTGCTCCGTTTTTCTCAACGCCTTTTCAGCCTTACGTTTACCAG AGTCCACAAGATGCCGTGATaccttttcaaattttgggcGGTGAAGCTCAACTGGTTCAG ATAATGTTGAAGCCAGAAGAAAAGGTTATAGCCAAGCCTG GTTCAATGTGCTTCATGTCTGGGTCAATGGAAATGGAaaatgtatttgttcctgaaaATGAAGGAAGCATGTGGCAGTGGATTTTTGGGAAGACAGTCAGTAGCATAGTTTTCTGTAATGCTGGTCCAGGTGATGGATTTGTTGGAATTGCTGCACCTTCTCTTGCGAGAGTTCTCCCG ATTGATTTGGCTATGTttggtggagagattttgtgCCAG CCAGATGCATTCCTTTGTTCTGTGAATGATGTGAAAGTTAGTAATACACTCGACCAAAGGGCACGTAATGTTATTCCTGGTCCAGAG ATATTTCTAAGACAGAAGCTATCTGGCCAAGGTCTTGCATTTATCCTTGGAGGTGGATCTG TTGTACAGAAAAATCTTGAAGTGGGAGAGGTATTATCTGTTGATGTGTCTTGTATAGCTGCTGTAACTGCAACAGTCAATATCCAAATCAAATTCAATGGTACCGTGAGAAGAGCACTGTTTGGT AGTGACAATCTGGTAACGGCTGTTCTAACTGGGCCAGGCATTGTCTTCATTCAGAGTTTACCTTTTCATCGATTTTCTCAGCGTATTGCTAG GGCAGTTACATCTCCAAACATGAGGGAAAATCCGAAGTTCTACATGCAGAtagtcattttctttttcctggcATATGTTGTGATTGTATCTTCGTTAATCTTGACCGATGTATGA